One part of the Candidatus Margulisiibacteriota bacterium genome encodes these proteins:
- the serS gene encoding serine--tRNA ligase → MLEQKLIRENPEAVRAALRRRNFDLALLDDFLAADQKWKTAQTELDKLRARLKAASKTKPTPEIIAANKNLSAEIKQKEKAAAALVAEQQMKLLFIPNLPDETTPDGHSAADNPEIRRWGEPARKDFAVLAHEEIGVRLGILNFDEAAKISGARFVVYHGAGARLERALINLMLDTHGRSGYQEVLPPALVNSQAMTGTGQLPKFREDSFACDKGDDLYLIPTAEVPVTNLHREEILEAARLPIRYAAYTPCFRREAGSYGKDTRGIIRQHQFNKVELVKFTLPEDSMAELEKLTADAEQILRLLKLPYRVVALSAGDLGFSSSKTYDLEVWFPAQNTYREISSCSNYKDYQARRANIRFRRAPNAKPEFAHTLNGSGLAVGRTLAAILENYQNTDGSVTVPEVLRPYLGGLARIG, encoded by the coding sequence ATGCTGGAGCAAAAATTGATCAGAGAAAATCCCGAGGCGGTTCGCGCGGCTTTACGCCGGCGCAATTTTGATCTGGCTTTGCTGGACGATTTTCTCGCCGCTGACCAAAAATGGAAAACCGCGCAAACCGAGCTGGACAAGCTGCGCGCGCGGCTCAAGGCGGCGTCTAAAACCAAACCCACGCCGGAGATCATCGCCGCCAATAAAAACCTCTCGGCCGAAATTAAACAAAAAGAAAAAGCCGCCGCCGCGCTGGTCGCCGAGCAGCAAATGAAACTGCTGTTCATTCCTAATTTACCGGATGAAACAACTCCGGACGGACATTCAGCTGCCGACAATCCGGAAATTCGCCGCTGGGGCGAACCGGCCCGGAAAGACTTTGCGGTTTTGGCGCACGAGGAGATCGGCGTGCGTCTCGGTATCTTAAATTTTGATGAGGCCGCTAAGATTTCCGGCGCGCGTTTTGTGGTGTATCACGGCGCCGGCGCCCGTCTGGAAAGGGCGTTGATCAACTTGATGCTGGATACGCATGGCCGCTCCGGTTATCAGGAAGTATTGCCGCCGGCGCTGGTCAACAGTCAGGCCATGACCGGCACAGGGCAGCTGCCGAAATTCCGGGAAGATTCATTTGCCTGCGACAAAGGCGACGATCTTTATTTGATACCGACCGCTGAAGTGCCAGTGACCAATCTGCACCGCGAAGAAATACTGGAGGCCGCCAGACTGCCGATCCGCTACGCCGCTTACACGCCGTGTTTTCGCCGCGAAGCCGGCTCTTACGGCAAAGATACACGCGGGATCATCCGCCAGCATCAATTCAACAAAGTTGAGCTGGTCAAATTTACACTGCCTGAAGACTCTATGGCCGAGCTGGAAAAATTGACCGCGGACGCCGAGCAGATTTTGCGGCTGTTAAAACTGCCGTACCGCGTGGTCGCGCTCTCCGCCGGTGATCTGGGTTTTTCGTCCAGCAAGACTTATGATCTGGAAGTCTGGTTTCCCGCGCAGAACACCTATCGGGAAATTTCCTCCTGTTCCAATTATAAAGATTATCAAGCCCGCCGCGCGAATATCCGTTTCCGCCGCGCGCCAAACGCCAAACCGGAATTTGCGCACACGCTCAACGGCTCCGGACTGGCGGTCGGGCGCACTCTGGCCGCGATCTTGGAAAACTATCAAAATACTGACGGCTCGGTGACTGTGCCGGAAGTTTTGCGTCCGTATCTGGGCGGTCTGGCTAGGATTGGGTAA